The Vulpes vulpes isolate BD-2025 chromosome 1, VulVul3, whole genome shotgun sequence genome contains the following window.
aagaggaaactgaggcccaggcgCGGGCAGCAGATGGCCCCAAATCGCTAAGCTGGTCAGTGCAGGGCTTGGGGATCCAGCACCCGCGCCTCTTAACCACCGCCGGGCGCCTCTCTCCTCCCTAGGTCGGCGGCATGGCGTCCCAGGGTCGTCGGCGGAGGCCGCCGCGGAGGCCCGAGACCGTGGTGCCGGGGGAGGCGGCCGAGACGGACTCGGAGCTCTCTGCGTCCTCGTCGGAGGAGGAGCTGTACCTGGGCCCCTCGGGCCCGACGCGCGGCCGCCCCACGGGGCTGCGGGTGGCCGGGGAGGCCGCGGAAACCGACTCGGACTCGGAGCCGGAGGCGACCGCCGCGCCGGGGGACCTGCCTCCGCTGGTGGTGCAGCGGGAAACGGCCGGGGAGGCCTGGGGCTCGGAGGAGGCCCCGGCGCCGGCCCCCGCGCGCTCGCTGCTGCAGCTCCGGCTGGCCGAGAGCCAGGCGCGGCTGGACCACGACGTGGCGGCCGCGGTGAGCGGCGTGTACCGCCGCGCGGGCCGCGATGTGGCCGCCCTGGCCGGGAGGCTTGCGGCCGCTCAGGCGGCGGGGTTGGCGGCGGCCCACAGCGTGCGCCTGGCGCGGGGGGACCTCTGCGCGCTGGCGGAGCGCCTGGACATCGTGGCCGGCTGCCGCCTGCTGCCCGACATCCGCGGCGTGCCGGGGACCGAACCTGAGCAAGACCCGGGACCGCGGGCCTAGCCGGCTCCCCCTCCCCGGCCTGACTCTGCGCCCTGGGGGAGTCCTGAGGCCTCTGCGACCCGGCCCTGTCCCCTGTGCAGCTCCCCGCGCGTCTTGCTGTCACCCTCTGGACGTGCGTCACCTGCAGGAAAACGCAGTGTTGGGGGGCGTGGTGACGTCGCGAGCCCCGCCCTGTCTCCAGCATCTGGCTCCTCCCCCTGGCCCTGTCCTCCGCTCCCTGGTTTGGCTCCACGCCCTGGTAACCAGTAGCTCCCTTATCTTTCTCCATGCGGGGCTCTCGCGTTTTTTCACGTTTCCTTGTGCTCTGCCTTTCTTGAGTTTGGTTTCTGCTCACAAGGGCTGGTTTGCTTCTTCCCATAGGCGCCTCGG
Protein-coding sequences here:
- the BLOC1S3 gene encoding biogenesis of lysosome-related organelles complex 1 subunit 3 → MASQGRRRRPPRRPETVVPGEAAETDSELSASSSEEELYLGPSGPTRGRPTGLRVAGEAAETDSDSEPEATAAPGDLPPLVVQRETAGEAWGSEEAPAPAPARSLLQLRLAESQARLDHDVAAAVSGVYRRAGRDVAALAGRLAAAQAAGLAAAHSVRLARGDLCALAERLDIVAGCRLLPDIRGVPGTEPEQDPGPRA